One Vallitalea pronyensis genomic region harbors:
- a CDS encoding HD-GYP domain-containing protein: MTNYTIKQINTFNVIEGMELADDVIYSNGLLLFPKGTVLTDRHILKLNLYKIKYVYIKDFIQQPTFSRAPLQQPIIDEQTRHNFIEFTKDYEVQESKVKDQLTRISDGHSVKTTDLFSISSKLLEDLGSQSDLFSHLCHLKMSHDVTYTHSLNVSMLCNIFAQWLHLNEADTEALTVAGLLHDIGKTKISSDLLNKPGKLTEEEFEIVKRHTNIGYDMVKDKNIHEGIKQAILLHHEKMNGSGYPFGLSWDKIHPFAKIVSIVDIYDAMTSERTYHKRFSPFKVIQHFEEECYGVLDTEYMYIFLEHIAHNYIGSRARLSTGQVCVIKFIHSQSPSYPIVQIDKDMVDLRQEDGVTIEEIL; the protein is encoded by the coding sequence ATGTTATTGAGGGGATGGAATTAGCTGATGATGTTATCTATTCAAATGGTTTATTGTTGTTTCCAAAGGGTACTGTTTTAACGGATCGACATATTCTAAAATTGAACTTATATAAAATAAAATATGTTTATATAAAAGATTTTATTCAGCAACCAACTTTCTCTAGAGCTCCACTCCAACAACCTATCATTGATGAGCAGACTCGACACAATTTTATAGAGTTTACTAAGGACTATGAAGTTCAAGAATCCAAGGTAAAAGATCAATTGACCCGTATTAGTGATGGTCACTCTGTAAAAACTACCGACCTCTTTTCCATTAGTTCAAAACTGCTAGAAGATTTAGGTTCACAAAGTGACTTATTTAGCCATCTATGCCATTTAAAAATGTCACACGACGTTACTTATACACATTCCCTTAACGTCTCCATGCTATGTAACATCTTTGCTCAATGGCTGCATTTAAATGAAGCTGATACCGAAGCACTTACGGTTGCAGGCCTGTTACATGATATTGGCAAGACTAAGATAAGCAGTGACTTACTCAACAAGCCAGGCAAATTAACCGAAGAAGAATTTGAAATCGTTAAGCGTCATACTAATATTGGTTATGATATGGTTAAAGATAAAAACATACATGAAGGTATCAAACAAGCCATTCTGTTACATCATGAAAAAATGAATGGAAGCGGCTACCCCTTTGGATTAAGCTGGGACAAGATTCACCCATTTGCTAAGATTGTATCCATTGTGGACATCTATGATGCCATGACTTCTGAACGTACATATCATAAACGATTCTCACCCTTCAAAGTTATTCAGCACTTTGAAGAAGAGTGTTATGGTGTATTGGATACAGAATACATGTATATCTTCTTAGAACATATTGCACACAACTATATTGGCAGTCGTGCCAGATTATCCACAGGTCAAGTCTGTGTGATTAAGTTTATCCACTCCCAATCACCTTCTTATCCTATTGTCCAGATAGATAAGGACATGGTGGATTTACGTCAAGAAGACGGTGTAACCATTGAAGAAATTTTATAA
- a CDS encoding WXG100 family type VII secretion target — MASINVTPEQLLTAAEAVEGNVAEYVSLYKKLISEVESLSSKWQGEGNSAYANQIRGFEPEFENLKKVLDNYVLFLKEAGKIYGQTETGIKENARRLASSR, encoded by the coding sequence ATGGCATCAATTAATGTAACACCGGAACAATTATTAACTGCAGCAGAAGCAGTAGAAGGCAATGTAGCAGAGTATGTAAGCCTATACAAGAAACTCATCTCAGAGGTAGAAAGCCTATCATCAAAATGGCAAGGTGAAGGTAACTCAGCTTATGCTAATCAAATAAGAGGTTTTGAACCAGAGTTTGAAAATCTTAAAAAAGTACTTGATAACTATGTATTGTTTCTAAAAGAAGCAGGGAAAATATATGGACAAACTGAAACTGGCATCAAAGAGAATGCAAGAAGGTTAGCATCAAGCAGATAG
- a CDS encoding glycohydrolase toxin TNT-related protein (This protein contains a domain related to Tuberculosis Necrotizing Toxin, which is the C-terminal effector domain of outer membrane channel protein CpnT, and which has a lethal NAD+-glycohydrolase activity.), which yields MSDIYRSLNQLDTGMMGLGDFLKSSKDAYESADKRIHVELNKLNNLFGIPSNHTANTSQGPIKEDGENPLENSLKHIGDLFRSIGQAITNIFKPKKDPKEVMDLADRFIQDNPYASIAYQVVEDVDIPPVTGDFDYANRPIIGHHKEPSEWDIHVSNVREDMWGKIWLHIKNVGDFVNSIIQDFKELAKKYQQIMAFLPGDIEALEREPWVSTMKNIADPEGQYQYAINQISKDKEAAHAMILGWMATNPSGRGIDTKYYPQLLAILLTYEGKGALTLQQLDDKYREIYNGNEAAIRKAEEKAKAEESSFLDKAMEWTHTALDILGWIPLCGDVCDLVNAGLYLIEGNFLDAALSCIAFVPAMGQFMKGILKKLFNAGDDAKAIAKILAKIDNPKAFISKLKNACTDMLTWIKNLPNAVGDMLDNPFIKKMLGGAKKGIDNIIDGIAATVKNATEWIQRKIDDVVNRLSPQLATPDGMPVKFNDVVDQGKKDIPDIPRTPVQENYNNVMNATIKNGDEVGAGIAKGTSNLISEADRVKLSKWTNAPSDELYLANKKVFDNDIYYDQATGKTKWPGQYGDVNTNGFVNGKYDDVVLTKGMEIDRYGGDNGTFFAEQGISINERAMAPNSDFSRYNIYEVNGDIPVRKGTIASWFDQPGGGIQYQIDPVFVESIKSKLNPGERFIEGLIRLRYLVRK from the coding sequence ATGAGTGACATATACCGTAGCTTAAATCAATTAGACACAGGGATGATGGGTTTAGGGGATTTTTTGAAATCCTCAAAAGATGCCTATGAATCCGCAGACAAGCGAATCCATGTAGAATTAAACAAATTAAATAACCTATTTGGTATACCATCAAATCATACAGCTAATACAAGTCAAGGTCCTATAAAAGAGGATGGAGAAAATCCATTAGAAAACAGTTTGAAACATATAGGTGACTTGTTCAGAAGCATAGGACAAGCTATAACCAATATCTTTAAACCCAAAAAAGATCCAAAAGAAGTAATGGATTTAGCTGACCGCTTTATTCAAGATAATCCATATGCAAGTATTGCCTATCAAGTGGTTGAAGATGTGGATATACCACCTGTTACTGGTGATTTTGATTATGCCAATAGGCCTATTATTGGTCATCATAAAGAACCTTCAGAGTGGGATATCCATGTTTCAAATGTTCGCGAAGACATGTGGGGAAAAATCTGGTTACACATAAAAAATGTGGGTGATTTTGTCAATTCCATAATCCAAGACTTTAAAGAACTGGCAAAAAAATATCAACAAATCATGGCGTTTTTACCAGGTGACATCGAGGCACTAGAAAGAGAACCATGGGTATCAACCATGAAAAACATAGCTGACCCAGAAGGCCAGTATCAATACGCCATCAATCAGATATCAAAGGATAAAGAAGCAGCACACGCCATGATATTAGGCTGGATGGCAACCAATCCAAGTGGTAGAGGCATTGATACAAAATACTATCCCCAACTATTAGCGATACTTTTGACCTACGAGGGCAAAGGCGCACTAACCTTACAGCAGCTAGATGATAAATACCGTGAAATCTACAATGGAAATGAAGCAGCTATAAGAAAAGCCGAAGAAAAAGCCAAAGCCGAAGAGAGTAGTTTCTTAGACAAAGCCATGGAATGGACCCATACAGCTCTTGATATTCTTGGATGGATACCCTTGTGCGGTGATGTGTGTGATCTAGTGAATGCAGGACTATACCTCATAGAAGGCAATTTTTTAGATGCTGCATTATCATGCATAGCCTTTGTACCAGCCATGGGACAATTCATGAAAGGTATCTTGAAGAAGCTCTTTAACGCAGGAGACGATGCAAAAGCCATCGCTAAAATACTGGCAAAAATTGATAATCCCAAAGCTTTTATTAGTAAGCTCAAAAACGCATGTACCGATATGCTCACATGGATTAAAAATTTACCTAACGCAGTAGGTGATATGCTAGACAATCCTTTTATTAAAAAGATGTTAGGTGGAGCCAAAAAAGGTATTGATAACATTATTGATGGCATTGCTGCTACAGTTAAAAATGCTACAGAGTGGATACAGCGAAAGATTGATGATGTTGTTAATCGATTAAGCCCCCAATTAGCTACGCCAGACGGTATGCCTGTTAAATTTAATGATGTTGTTGATCAGGGTAAGAAGGATATACCCGATATACCTCGAACACCTGTGCAGGAAAATTATAATAATGTGATGAATGCAACCATTAAGAATGGTGATGAAGTTGGTGCGGGAATTGCTAAAGGGACGAGTAATCTTATCTCTGAAGCAGACAGAGTGAAACTTAGCAAATGGACTAATGCACCTAGCGATGAACTCTACTTGGCAAATAAAAAAGTGTTTGATAATGATATTTACTATGACCAAGCCACTGGAAAAACTAAATGGCCAGGACAATACGGAGATGTAAATACTAATGGTTTTGTCAATGGAAAGTATGATGATGTAGTTTTAACTAAAGGTATGGAAATTGACCGCTATGGTGGTGATAATGGTACTTTCTTTGCAGAACAGGGCATTTCAATTAATGAACGTGCAATGGCACCGAACTCTGATTTTAGTAGGTATAATATTTACGAAGTTAATGGTGACATTCCAGTTCGTAAAGGTACAATTGCTTCATGGTTTGACCAACCAGGAGGCGGTATTCAGTACCAAATTGACCCTGTGTTTGTAGAATCAATTAAAAGTAAGCTTAATCCGGGGGAAAGATTCATTGAAGGATTAATCCGCTTGAGATATCTTGTAAGAAAATAA
- a CDS encoding WXG100 family type VII secretion target, with protein sequence MAQFIVTPGTLTTVAGNIRSIDGQFLRKMEEIEQHMNRLKAKWDSEAANGFINKFKGLRENFDNYSKVIQSYALFLEKAAEEYGKTDKKINNATSNLFA encoded by the coding sequence ATGGCACAATTTATTGTAACACCAGGTACCTTAACAACTGTAGCTGGTAATATAAGGTCTATTGACGGACAATTTCTTAGGAAGATGGAAGAAATTGAACAACATATGAATAGATTAAAAGCAAAGTGGGATAGTGAAGCAGCCAATGGCTTTATTAACAAGTTTAAAGGATTAAGAGAAAACTTTGATAACTACTCAAAAGTCATTCAGTCCTATGCTTTATTTTTAGAAAAAGCAGCTGAGGAATATGGTAAAACTGATAAAAAGATCAACAATGCAACATCGAATTTATTCGCATAA
- a CDS encoding WXG100 family type VII secretion target gives MVRPTRRIRLEQVLRQVSRMRQLAGELNGESTTLHGIINDIVCVWKGEASQEFVVQGEGLEEDIRWTSRKISDLADKIERVARNIDREDTRRIREYEEWQERQEERRRERRERRERLRRSQIAKE, from the coding sequence ATGGTCCGACCAACAAGAAGAATTCGTCTAGAACAGGTTTTGAGACAAGTGAGTAGAATGCGACAACTTGCAGGAGAACTAAATGGAGAGTCAACAACATTACATGGCATCATTAATGATATTGTATGTGTATGGAAAGGTGAAGCGTCACAAGAATTTGTTGTACAAGGTGAAGGGTTAGAAGAAGACATTAGATGGACATCACGTAAGATATCGGACCTTGCTGACAAGATAGAGCGGGTTGCAAGAAATATCGATCGTGAAGATACGAGAAGAATACGAGAATATGAAGAATGGCAGGAAAGACAGGAAGAACGTAGACGAGAAAGAAGAGAGCGAAGAGAACGTTTAAGAAGAAGTCAGATTGCAAAAGAATAA